In one window of Helianthus annuus cultivar XRQ/B chromosome 17, HanXRQr2.0-SUNRISE, whole genome shotgun sequence DNA:
- the LOC110922887 gene encoding transcription factor MYB62, translated as MGGSCNERNFNDIRRGPWTLEEDNLLIHYITCHGEGRWNSLAKSSGLKRTGKSCRLRWLNYLKPDIKRGNLTPQEQFLILELHSKWGNRWSKIACHLPGRTDNEIKNYWRTRVQKQARHLKIDANSKRFVETLRRFWMPRLLEKVKQNSSLSSSSPSSSSTYSTSTSETNQNHLSFLQVEQILMPLPSSSSPQPSEIENPNSSSSIFSSDSISKLSESSNIHINPNRDIACYNSSLQNNDCYHVDNNNFDMGFNHLDMQAIGASDMLASEVQVAEGDWMNDADLANTFWNIDELWHFSK; from the exons ATGGGTGGTTCTTGCAATGAAAGAAACTTTAATGACATAAGAAGAGGGCCATGGACACTCGAGGAAGACAATCTTCTTATCCATTATATCACATGTCATGGTGAAGGCCGATGGAATTCGTTGGCAAAATCTTCAG GGTTGAAAAGAACCGGCAAAAGTTGTAGGCTAAGATGGTTAAACTATTTAAAACCGGATATTAAGCGAGGAAATCTTACTCCGCAAGAACAATTCTTAATTCTTGAACTCCATTCCAAGTGGGGTAATAG ATGGTCAAAAATTGCATGCCACTTGCCAGGAAGAACAGATAACGAGATCAAGAACTACTGGAGAACAAGGGTGCAAAAACAAGCACGCCACCTTAAGATTGACGCCAATAGCAAGAGGTTTGTGGAAACACTTAGAAGATTTTGGATGCCAAGATTACTTGAAAAGGTTAAACAAAATTCTTCATTGTCATCATCAtcgccatcatcatcatcaacttaTTCTACATCAACTAGTGAAACTAATCAAAACCACTTAAGCTTTCTACAAGTAGAACAAATCCTAATGCCattaccatcatcatcatctccacAACCTTCAGAAATCGAAAACCCTAATTCAAGTTCAAGCATTTTTTCATCGGATTCTATATCAAAGTTGAGTGAAAGTTCAAACATCCATATAAACCCTAACAGGGACATCGCTTGCTACAACTCATCACTCCAAAACAATGACTGTTACCATGTGGATAACAATAATTTTGACATGGGGTTCAACCATTTAGACATGCAAGCAATAGGAGCTAGTGACATGTTAGCTTCAGAAGTCCAGGTGGCTGAAGGGGATTGGATGAATGATGCTGACTTGGCCAACACATTTTGGAACATTGATGAATTGTGGCATTTTAGTAAGTAG
- the LOC118488935 gene encoding uncharacterized protein LOC118488935: MASPVSSISSISSMSSSSSSEWYSSSSEEDVIMHNMIMNAAQVFMSAAEGSSQPLTRRAKYNRDQEAGHDKLVADYFADEPVYPAEIFRRRFRMSRRLFLRIAGDMAQSDPFFTLRNDARGQRGFSNLQKCTSAIRQLAYGYAPDALDEYIRMSERTARRCLYKFCQWVVKLYSKRYLRKPNVNDVQKLYQAHEQRHGFPGMLGSIDCMHWQWQNCPVASLDMKDKANS, translated from the exons ATGGCTTCACCcgtttcttccatttcttcaatttcgtctatgtcttcatcgtcttcgtccgagtggtattcatcatcttcggaagaggatgttattatgcacaacatgattatgaacgcggctcaggTGTTCATGTCGGCGGCTGAAGGGTCGTCCCAACCGCTAACCAGACGAGCAAAATATAATCGAGACCAAGAAG ccggccacgataaactagtagccgattattttgccgacgaacccgtgtacccaGCCGAGATTTTTCGACGTCGTTTCCGCATGAGTCGTCGACTGTTCTTACGTATTGCAGGCGACATGgcccagtctgatccgttttttacatTGCGAAACGATGCTAGGGGTCAAAGGGGTTTCAgcaatttacaaaaatgtacgtcggccattcgccaacttgcGTACGGTTACGCACCAGATGCATTAGACGAGTACATTAGGATGTCTGAAAGAACCGCACGTCGATGTTTATACAAGTTTTGCCaatgggttgtcaaattgtatagcaagcgatacctgcggaaaccgaacgtaaacgacgttcaaaaattatatcaagcccacgaacagagacatggtttcccaggaatgctcgggagcattgattgcatgcactggcaGTGGCAGAACTGCCCGGTTGcatctttggatatg AAAGACAAAGCCAACTCATAG